In the Pseudonocardia sediminis genome, GGCCTCTCGGCCGGCACCACGACCTGGCGCCTGGCGCACCGCCTCGCCGCGATCCCGCGGCTCACCGTCGTCACGAACTCGCTCGCGGTGGCCGACGTGCTGCACGCCCAGGGCGCGGAGTCCCGCGGCACGACGGTGATCCTGACCGGAGGCGTGCGGACCCCGTCCGAGGCGCTGGTCGGGCCGGTCGCGGTCGCCGCGCTCGAGTCACTGAACCTGGACCTGGTGTTCCTGGGCGTGCACGGCATGACCGCGGCGGCCGGGTTCACCACCCCGAACATGACCGAACGCGACACCAACCGGGCGCTCGTCGACGCCGGGCAGAAGCTGGTGGTCGTCGCCGACCACACCAAGTGGGGCACGGTCGGCATCTCCACGATCGCCGAGCTCGGTGAGGCCGACGTGCTGGTCACCGACGAGGGCCTCGCCGAGGCCGACCGTGCCGTGCTCGAGGGCGAGGTCGACCGCTTGATCGTCGCGCAACCGGGACACCCCGGTGCCGGCACCACAGGAGGAAGTACGTGAAGAAGACGTCCACGCGGCTCGCGGACGGGCGGGAGATCCTCTGGTACGACGAGCACCCCGACCGCGACGGGGTCGTCCGGAACGCCGAGACCACCCACGACACCCGTGACCTGCCCCGCGTGGTGCCGGCCTCGCAGCTGCGCTACGACGCGCTGGCGGGTGAGTGGGTCACGATCGCCGCGCACCGCCAGGACCGGACCTACCAGCCCCCGGCCGACCAGTGCCCGCTATGCCCGAGCCGCGACGGCCGGGCCACCGAGGTGCCGGCGCCGACCTACGACGTCGTCGCGTTCGAGAACCGGTTCCCCTCCTTCGGCAGCGAGCCGGGGTCACCGCCGCCGGACGTGTCCGGGCCGGACCCGGTGGCCGCGGCCGGGCGCTGCGAGGTCGTCTGCTTCACCTCCGACCACGACCGCTCGTTCGGGAGGCTGACGCCGGAGCGGGTGCGGACCGTGCTGGAGGTCTGGGCGGACCGGACGGCGGAGCTGGGCGCGCGCCCGGGCGTGCGCTACGTGTTCCCGTTCGAGAACCGCGGTGCCGAGATCGGCGTGACGCTGGCGCACCCGCACGGGCAGGTCTACGCCTACCCCTACGTCCCGCCGTTCCCGCAGCGCATGCTCGCCCACGCCGCCGAGCACCTCGAGCGCACCGGCGAGAACCTGTTCGACGCCGAGCTGGCCGCGGAACGGGCGGGGGAGCGCGTCGTCGTCGCCGGCGAGCACTGGACGGCGTTCGTGCCGCGCGCGGCCCGCTGGCCGGTCGAGGTGCACCTCTACCCGCACCGCGCCACCACCGACCTGCCGGCGCTCGACGAGGCCCAGCGCGCCGAGTTCCCGGTCGTCTACCTGGAGCTGCTGCGGCGCCTGGACGCGCTCTACGACGACGAGCTGCCCTACGTCGCGGCCTGGCAGCAGGCCCCGGTGCGCCCGGAGGACGGCCGCGACCTGGCCCGGCTGCACCTGCGCGTGCACACCGTCCGCCGCGGCCCGGGGAAGATCAAGTACCTGGCCGGGTCGGAGTCCGGGGCGGGGGCGTTCATCAGCGACGTCATGCCCGAGGCGATCGCGGCGCGTCTGCGGGAGCTCGCGTGAGCGACCCGGCCGACCTGACCGCCGTCGAGCTCGCCGGGCTGATCGGCCGTGGCGAGCTGTCCGCGCGGGAGCTGATGGCCGCCTGCGCGGAGCGGATCGGGCGGACCAACGGGCGCGTCAACGCGATCGTCACGCTCGACCTGGAAGGTGCGGGCGCCGCCGCGGCCGCCGCCGACGAGCGCTTCGCCCGCCGGGGCCCGGACGGGCCGCTGCACGGCCTGCCGATGGCGCACAAGGACACCCACCTCACCGGCGGCATGCGCACGACGTTCGGCTCGCCGCTGATGGCCGACCACGTCCCGGACTCCGACGAGCTCGTCGTCGCCCGCGCGGCCGCGGCCGGCGCGATCCGGGTGGGCAAGACGAACGTCCCGGAGTGGGCGGCCGGGTCGCACACCGTGAACCCGGTGTTCGGCGCGACGCACAACCCCTACCGGCACGGGCGCAGCGCCGGCGGGTCCAGCGGGGGAGCGGCGGCCGCGCTGGCCACCGGCATGGTCCCGCTCGCCGAGGGCAGCGACATGGGCGGCTCGCTGCGCAACCCGGCCGCGTTCTGCAACGTCGTCGGGTTCCGCCCGACCCCAGGACGGGTCCCGAGCCACCCCGCGCAGCTCTCGCGCCAGACCCTGGCCGTGCAGGGCCCGCTCGGGCGGACCGTCGCCGACGTCGCGCTGCTGCTGTCGGTGCTGGCCGGGCCCGACCCGCGGGCGCCGCTGTCGCTGTCCGAGCCCGGGTCGGCCTTCGCCCCGCCGCTGGACGCCGGGGTGGACGGGCTCCGGGTGGCGTGGGCTCCCGACCTCGGCGGACGGGTCCCGGTCGACGCGCCGGTCGCGCGGGTGGTCGCGGACGCGGTGACGGTGCTGGAGGGGCTCGGCGCCCGGGTCGAGCCGGACTGCCCGGACCTCGACCTCGCCGACCCGGTCTTCACCACGCTGCGGGCCTGGCAGTTCCTGCTGGGCTTCGGGCCGCTCGTCGACCGCGACCCGGACCGGGTCAAGGCGACGATCCGGGCCAACGTGGACGTCGGGCGGGCCCTGACCGTCTCCGACCTGGGGCTGGCGGCGCAGCGGCAGAGCGCGCTGCACGAGGTCGTCGTCGAGTTCTTCGAACGGTACGACGTGCTGGTCTCCCCGACCGTGCAGGTCGAACCGTTCGATGTGGGACTCGAGTACCCGACGTCCGTCGCGGGTGTCCGCCAGCCCGACTACCTGGGCTGGATGCGGTCGTGCACGCTGATCAGCGCGACCGGCTGCCCGGCGGTGTCGGTGCCGGCGGGGTTCACCGCCGCGGGGTCACCGGTCGGGCTGCAGATCGTGGGGGCACCCCGCGCGGACCGGAAGGTCCTCGAGGTCGCCGCCGCGTTCGAGACCGCCACCGGACACGGCCGGCGGCGGCCGGCTCCCTAGGGAGCGGTCACATCCGCTTCGCGTTGTGGAACGGCATCGCGTCGATGTCGGAGTACTTCACCGGCTCGCCCTCGGTGCTGGCGTGCAGGATCTTGCCGTTGCCGGCGTAGATGCCCACGTGGCTGACCGGGGAGTAGAAGAACACGACGTCGCCGGGCTTGAGCTCGTCCTTGCTGACCGACTCGCCCTCCTGCGACTGCGCGGAGGAGTTGCGCGGGAGGTCCTTGCCGACCTGCTCGAAGGCCCACTTCATCAGGCCGGAGCAGTCGAAGGCGTTCGGGCCGTCGGCGCCCCAGACGTAGGGCTTGCCCAGCTTGGTCTTCGCCGCGGCCAGGGCCTGGGCGCCGAGGCCGGAGCCGGCGTCCTCGGAGACGGACGAACCGCCGCCGTTGTCGTCGCCGTCGTCGCCACCGCCACCCTGGGCGGCGGCACGGGCGGCCGCGGCGCGACCGGCCGCGGCGGCCTGGTCGGCGGAGGCCTTCTTGGCGGCGGCGAGGTTGGTCGAGGCGATGCGCGCGGCGTCGGCCTGGTCGAACGCGGCCGGGACCATGCTCGCGGCCTGCGAGAGGTCCTTCGCGAAGGAGGCACCCGCGGCGCTCTGGCCGCCGGACGCGGCCTGACCGGCCTTCGTCGCCGGGACCTGCAACTTCATCGTCGCCGACTCGGCGCCGGCGAGGTCGACCGGACGGTTCTGCGTGTCGGTGGTGTCGTCGGAGGGGGCGTCGACGGCGGCGACCACGCCCATGACGGCGGTCGCGCCGATCATGGTGGCGCCCATCGTGGCGACGACGGCGCGGGGGTTGCGCCCGAACACGCCGGAGTCGGAGGTGCCCCCGCGGATCATGCCGACGGGCGAGAGCCCGGCCGGGACGTCCTGGGTCACGACGGTGCCGGAGGCCTCGGCCTCACGACGGCTCGCGCGGGTCGGGCGGTCGAAACCGGCCTCCGCGTAGCGCGAGAGCAGCTCGGCGGCCGAGATGCCCTCGTCGGAGTCGGAGTCGTGCCGGGACCGGGTGACCGTCTCGGGGGAGCGGTCGGACTCGGGGCGCAGCGCAGTGGTCATGCGTGTGTGTCCTCAGCCGCGACGGGCTGCGTGGGTTCCGGTCGGGGGACCGGCGCAGACTCGTCCCCACCTCGTACTGATGGGCGCCAGGGGGAGTGTCGGCAGGCGGGGAGCGGTGACCGACCAGGCGCACCACCCGACTTCTCGTCGGGCGACGTCAGAAACCGTAACCGGTCCGTGACGACGCCGCCGGACCGCCTCGCGTCGGTTGCGACGAACGGCGTCCTGTGAGCGACCCGCGTGCGGTCCCTCCGCCGAATGGTTGTCTGCGGGGGTGCTCGGCTGCGCCGGAGAGGATCAGCGACGCGACGAGCGGTAGCCGGGACCGATCGGAGTCGTCGGACGGGGTTCTGTAAACATCGTGGGGGAACGCCCGCCGTCCCCACCCGCCGACCCCCGCCGAACCCCGACCGGAGGCCACCGCCGTGACCGTCCCTGGGCCCGGAGCGATCTGGGTCGGCCAGACCGAGCGCCGCCGTCCGGCCGGTGTCCTCCCGCCCGGCGTCATGGTGGCGCGGCACTTCGTCGCCGCCCGGCTCCTCGTCACCGCCGGTGGCGTCCCGGTCGGCCAGGTGGACGTGCCGCTGAGGGCCGGTGCCGCGTCCCCGGCCGCGGTCGCGGCCGCCGTCGCCGCGGGAACGGGGGCCACGCCCGACCCGGCCCCGCCGCCGGTCTCGGACGAGCCGCTGACGGTCGTCGTCGCCACGAGGGACCGTCCGGGCAGCGTGGACCGCTGCGTCCGCGCGATCCTGGCCGGCGACCACCCGGCGGTGACGGTGCTGGTGGTGGACAACGACCCGCCGGACGACCGGACCGAGCAGGTGGTGCGCCGGATCGACACGGAGATGTACGCGGGGCGCCCGTCCCCGGTGCACTACGTCCGCGAGATGCGCCGCGGGGCGTCGGCCGGGCGCAACCGGGGCCTGCTCGACGCCCGGACCCCCGTGGTCGCGTTCACCGACGACGACACCGAGCCCGACCGGT is a window encoding:
- a CDS encoding DeoR/GlpR family DNA-binding transcription regulator, which encodes MSLLAEQRRDVIVEQVRARGAVRVSELAEHLGVSDMTVRRDLDVLARRRLVDKVHGGATAVGEHSTEEPGFTAKITRELEEKDAIAAAAAGLVEPGAAVGLSAGTTTWRLAHRLAAIPRLTVVTNSLAVADVLHAQGAESRGTTVILTGGVRTPSEALVGPVAVAALESLNLDLVFLGVHGMTAAAGFTTPNMTERDTNRALVDAGQKLVVVADHTKWGTVGISTIAELGEADVLVTDEGLAEADRAVLEGEVDRLIVAQPGHPGAGTTGGST
- the galT gene encoding galactose-1-phosphate uridylyltransferase, producing the protein MKKTSTRLADGREILWYDEHPDRDGVVRNAETTHDTRDLPRVVPASQLRYDALAGEWVTIAAHRQDRTYQPPADQCPLCPSRDGRATEVPAPTYDVVAFENRFPSFGSEPGSPPPDVSGPDPVAAAGRCEVVCFTSDHDRSFGRLTPERVRTVLEVWADRTAELGARPGVRYVFPFENRGAEIGVTLAHPHGQVYAYPYVPPFPQRMLAHAAEHLERTGENLFDAELAAERAGERVVVAGEHWTAFVPRAARWPVEVHLYPHRATTDLPALDEAQRAEFPVVYLELLRRLDALYDDELPYVAAWQQAPVRPEDGRDLARLHLRVHTVRRGPGKIKYLAGSESGAGAFISDVMPEAIAARLRELA
- a CDS encoding amidase is translated as MSDPADLTAVELAGLIGRGELSARELMAACAERIGRTNGRVNAIVTLDLEGAGAAAAAADERFARRGPDGPLHGLPMAHKDTHLTGGMRTTFGSPLMADHVPDSDELVVARAAAAGAIRVGKTNVPEWAAGSHTVNPVFGATHNPYRHGRSAGGSSGGAAAALATGMVPLAEGSDMGGSLRNPAAFCNVVGFRPTPGRVPSHPAQLSRQTLAVQGPLGRTVADVALLLSVLAGPDPRAPLSLSEPGSAFAPPLDAGVDGLRVAWAPDLGGRVPVDAPVARVVADAVTVLEGLGARVEPDCPDLDLADPVFTTLRAWQFLLGFGPLVDRDPDRVKATIRANVDVGRALTVSDLGLAAQRQSALHEVVVEFFERYDVLVSPTVQVEPFDVGLEYPTSVAGVRQPDYLGWMRSCTLISATGCPAVSVPAGFTAAGSPVGLQIVGAPRADRKVLEVAAAFETATGHGRRRPAP
- a CDS encoding C40 family peptidase — protein: MTTALRPESDRSPETVTRSRHDSDSDEGISAAELLSRYAEAGFDRPTRASRREAEASGTVVTQDVPAGLSPVGMIRGGTSDSGVFGRNPRAVVATMGATMIGATAVMGVVAAVDAPSDDTTDTQNRPVDLAGAESATMKLQVPATKAGQAASGGQSAAGASFAKDLSQAASMVPAAFDQADAARIASTNLAAAKKASADQAAAAGRAAAARAAAQGGGGDDGDDNGGGSSVSEDAGSGLGAQALAAAKTKLGKPYVWGADGPNAFDCSGLMKWAFEQVGKDLPRNSSAQSQEGESVSKDELKPGDVVFFYSPVSHVGIYAGNGKILHASTEGEPVKYSDIDAMPFHNAKRM